The genomic interval GAACCGCCAGCTTTGAGGAAAGCAGCAGTCTGCTCTTCAATGGTGGCTGACGTTAATGTCGCTTTTTCGGCTTTCTTGCTCATTCTGCTCTCCTCGCTATTCGTTGGCTCATTCACCAACCTCAGACATCCATAGTATCCTAAATAAGATAAAATTGTTTAATTAGTATCCGCCTCAGTCCTGCCAATAAGCCTTACTGCGTTCATCCATAGGAAAAAAATGCTCAATCCGCAGATTCTGCGCGGTAACATCCAGGGGCGTGCCTATGGTTGCGATGGTCGAGAAGATGCTGAGTTGTTGGTCGCCCAGGTTCAGAGTAAAAGGAATCGCCGGATAGTCCAGATGCTCCACCACGTGGCTTTTCCAGTGTTCCGGAACACCCGGCATGGTCAGTGCCTGCTCCAGCAATCGATTAGGCTGATCCCTGAAGGGGCCGGCCAGGTGCTCATGGTAAACGCGCTGCAGCATATGGCAGGCGATATTTTCCCAGTCGCCCACAAAGGGTTTCATGCCCTTGTCATCCAGCAGCGACAGCAAAAAGTTAGGCCTTGAAGGGAATTGAGCGCCCAACCCAACCATTTTTACCATCATCTCCCGCATGGCCTGGTTGGCCATCACCAAATAGTATTCGTGATCGAACACCACGGCCGGGTAAGGCAGATGCGCCTGCAACAGGTGCTCAAGGGCGTCTTTGATCATAGCCATGCCTGGCGAAGTCAGATCCTGGTCGGAGTAAACCTGGCTATACCCCGCCGCCGACAGCAGGCGGTTGGTTCCTGCCAAATCGGTTTGTAGCATCTGGGCCAGATGCAGAACCATGCCTTTGCTGGGCTTGCTTCGCCCTGTTTCCAGAAAGCTGATGTGTTTCGCCGACACCTCGCACTCCAGAGCAAAATCCATCTGGCTCAAGCGTTTACCCTGCCGCATCTCTCTAAAAAGCGTACCAAAGGCGCTCATCGTGCTACCTGTAAAATTCCGAGTGTCCAGCGATTATCCTAGCCCAAGGTAGTCCTTACCATTACCTCATAGGTAATTGAGACCTTCACCGCCCGGGTAGAAGCTTAGAAGTGTAGTCAAACCCATTGCGAAACCCGATTGAGGTGATCCTATGAATAACTTTGTTCGCCGATTCAGTGCCAGGCAAATCATCCTGAGCGACGTTTTCCTCTCCACGCCCCTTGCCTTGGCGCTCATTCTGGCCGCGGGCCCAATTGCCCAGTGGGCGGGCGGCCCCGGCGCAACCTTCTACCTGGTGGTTGGCGTGGTAATGCTGCTCTGGTGCGTGGATATGGCCGCCATGGCCATGAATGCACGGTGGCTGGAGCGATACTTCAATCTGATGATTGGCGTCGATGTAGCCTGGGGCCTGCTGTCACTTGCCCTGATGGTGTGGTTTGCGGAGAGCCTGCAGCCACTGGGTTGGGCGCTGTTCGCACTGAACGTGCTGGTTCCTTTAGACATGGCGTGGATGAAGTGGGTTGCCGGAAGCCAGCCACATCAGAGTCAGAGACGAAGTGCGGGCTTAACTTGACCGGCCTTGCGCCTAATAGGCCTTACGATAGTTACCCCGATAATCAAAGATGCGCTCCTGCACCTGCCAATAGTGCTTCTGATTGCGGGCAATAACGAAATCCGGGGCTGGCAACAGCGCTTGCATCTCAAGCACCTCGTCAGCCCCTTTGAACTCCTTCGGCGCCTGGCTGTTCGCGAAACGCCGCCCGAACAGTTTGTTAAACACATGGCGCTGTGCCGGCTTGCTGAAATCAAACGATTCGCTGAGCTCTTCCCCATCTTCGCCGTGATAGGTGATCTTCAGCTTGCTGTCGCTGCTGCCATTAGAGGCACTTAAGGTGATCCCGGCACAACGAATCACCATGGCATCCTTCAATTTCAGGGCATCCTTGAGCTGATCATCCGGGTCGATAATGGCTTGCTGGCACTGGTGACACTTGCGGGCCGCGATATCGTTCTCGCCACCGCAGTGTGGGCACTCCTTGAAACGGAAACGGTAGTCGCACTGTTCAGGGCGCTCGCTCTGTGCCCCTGCCCCATTCTCTTCCACGGGCTCCAGCAGTCCCTCTATCACCCCCTCTATCAACCCCTGACACCGGCGCCCGTAGTGCTCGATCACGCGGCCGTCACCGTCGGTTTTGCCCCAGAAGATATTGGCGAAACCACAGCCGGGGCAGAATACCTGCACCGGCTCACTGTCGGGATTCGGTTTCGGCTCCCCCACCTCAGGGTGATGCAGGTTCACATGGTTACCCGCGTAATCGATCACCAGGCAATCCTGTTTGCCTTCGTCCAGCCGAAGACCCCGGCCCACAATCTGCTGGTACAGGCTGACCGACTGGGTAGGACGAAGAATGGCGATGAAATCGACATGGGGCGCATCAAAGCCCGTGGTCAGAACCGATACATTCACCAGGTACTTCAACTGCCGCTGCTTGAAACGCTGAATCAGCAACGTCCGGTCATTCATATCGGTCGCGCCGGTGATCAGGGCGGTTTGGTGTTGCGGCAGATAGCCGGTGATCTCCCGTGCATGATCCACCGTTGCAGCAAAGATCATCACCCCTTTGCGCTCAGCGGCCAGCTCCATCACCTGTTCAATGATGGCCCGAGTCACCCGCTGATGTTTGCTCAGCAACTGGTTAACGTCCTTCTCGGCGTATTCGCCAAAGCGGTCCTGAGCCAGCGCGGAGAAATCGTATTGCGCCACCGCCGCATTCACCAACTCGGGCCTGGTGAGAAAGCCCCGATTGATCATGTAGCTCAGCGGGAGTTCGTAAATGCAGTGCACAAAGGGCTTATCTTGCTCTTCACGAGAGCCGCGAACAAAGCCCCGGTAGTGATAGCGATAGATCCAGCCCATGGCCAACCGATAAGGCGTAGCGGTTAGCCCAAGCACTTTCAGGGCGTCATTCTGTTGCCGCAGCAGCTCGATGATCCGCTGGTACTGGCTGGTCTCTTCACCACTGACCCGATGGCACTCATCGATGGTGACCAATGAGTACTCATCCCTGAATTGATCGAGATTTGCCGATACCGACTGCACGCTGGCGAAGGTCACCTGATGCCGGTTTTCCTTGCGCTTCAGCCCGGCGGAGAATACGCCGCCCTCTAACCCATAGCTCTGGTACTTGGCGTGGTTCTGCTCCACCAGCTCTTTGACGTGGGTCAGCACCAGGATTTTACGCTTGGCGAGACGGGCCAACTCGGCAATGACCAGACTCTTCCCCGCACCGGTCGGAAGCACAATAACTGCAGACTCATCCGATCTGCGGAAGTGCTTCAACGTGGCATCAACCGCTTCGCGCTGGTAAGGCCGCAGTTTAAAGGGAGCATTCATGTGCAGAGCCAAATCGCTATCCAGGTGAAAAGGCGGACATACTAGCAAAGTACGGCACCGTTACCTGCCCGCCCAAACGATCTTTCCATTTTACGGCCGATTAAAAAAACAGAAATGCAGCATACCCAGCAACCATTGCCATGGAAAAGATGACGGCAACAAACGCTGCCAGGAGCTTGAGCGTGAACAGCGAGCGCAACAAAACCAGCTCGGTCAAACTGGCGCCGGCACTGCCGATGATTAACGCCAATACCGTGCCCGCCCCGACACCCTTGACCATTAATGCGCCTGCCAGGGGTATCACCGCTGACGCGCGAATATAAAGGGGAACGCCAATCACCGCGGCCACCGGGATGGCAAAGGCATTCTCCGGGCCTGCGTATTGCTCCAGCAGCCCCATGGGCATGAAGCCATAAATCAGGCTGCCAATAGCAATGCCAATGAACAGATAGGGCGACACTTTCACAAAATCTGACCAGGCTTCCTGCCACAAACCGTTGTATTTGCCCGGAGGAGCGGTAGCAGTTACTGAGCTACCACAACCATCACTGCAAGACGCAGTGCCCCGCACATAACGCTCAAAGCCAAGCGTGTGCAGCAACCACCCTGCCCCCACGGAGACCACAAATGCGGCAGCCACGTAGATGGCGGTAAGCGCCCATCCAAAGGTAGCCACCAGCAGCACAACCACAATGGGGTTCAGCAGCGGAGAGGAAAAAAGAAACACCATCGTCGGCCCAAACCCGGCACCTGCCCGAATCAGCCCCTTCAACATGGGAATCGTGGAGCAACTGCAAAACGGAGTGATGGCCCCCAGGCCAGCGGCGAGCAAATAGCCCCGGCCGTGACTGGAACCCAGCATCACCTCAATCTTTGCGGGCGGAATACGGCGTTGGAGCACCCCCACCAGAAGACTGATACCTATGAAAAGAACCGACAGTTCGACCGCGAGGAACACGAACATGCCCAGGGCATCTTGAACTTGAGTTGACATTGCGACACTCTCCATATTTCTAGAATCATCGAATTAATGACTTGAGCATAGATTGCAAGCATCAACTTCGTCAACTACAATTCTAGAATTATCGAATAATACTCAGAGGACTTTTGATGGATCACGAAAACGTCGCCGCCAGCTTAGCCGAGTTAGGTAACAGCCATCGCTTGTCGGTGTTTCGCTTCCTGGTAAGAGCTGGGCATGAGGGTGCTTCAGTAGGTGATATTCAAAGAGAACTGGGCATTCCGGCCTCGACACTGTCGCACCACCTGGCGCGAATGGCGAAGGTTGGCCTGATCCGGCAGGAGAAGCACAGCCGCACCATCATCTGCATCCCCGAATATCAGCATCTGGAGAACCTAATTGGCTTCCTGCGCGAGGAATGCTGTGCCGGCGTGAATGCTGCGGACCAGCGTGATGCCAGCTAACAATGGTTTGATCAGAGACTCCGCTCTAACGTAGGCCTCCACTAAGCCAGATTCGCGTTCAGCGACTGTCCGGCCGCTCGCGCCGCTGAGCGCGGGCCAGCCGGCGGCTTTCTTCCTCACGTTCTTCCAACATGCCCTGCACGTAGCTGATGTGTTCGCCGGCGATGCGCCGGGCATCATCGGCGCGGCCTTCCATGATGGCGTCGAACAAAGCCTGGTGCTGTGCCACCAGCGATTGCCGGGTCTCACTGCGCAGCTCATACATGCCCCCGATATTGGTCACCGTACTGCGCTTGAGCAGGTCAAACAGGCCGCGAATGGTGTGCAGTAGCACGAAGTTGTGGCTGGCCTCGGCAATCGCCAGGTGAAAACGCGCATCGGCGGCGCCTTCTTCAGCGCGCGTTGCCTTACCCTCACGTGCGTAGCAGACCTGCAGCTCGTCAAAGGCGCTCTGCAACTGCGCGCGGTCAAGGTCTGTGGCGCGCCGGGCGGCGTAGTAGGCGCAGTCGGCTTCCAGGGTATGGCGAAACTCCAGCAAGTCGTGCTGGGCTTCGGGGCGGCCTTCAATCAGAGCCAGCAACGGATCACTAAAACTCGAACCCAGTGAGTCACTGACATAGTTACCGCCACCCTGGCGGCTGATGAGCAGCCCCCTGGCCACCAGTTTTTGCACCGCCTCCCGTACCGACGGCCTCGACACGCCGAACCGCTCCGCCAGCGCACGCTCGGCCGGCAAACGCTGTCCCGGCTGCAATGTGCCTTCCAGAATCATGGTTTCCAGCTCCTCGACAATATTGTCGGAGAGCCGATGTTGGCGAATATGCCCCATTTCCATTGCCGAACCTTTGGTCTTACCAATTTACAAAAAGAGTAACCATTGACTTTCTTTTGATCAACCGAAATGTCAGTTTCTGAACGAAAGTCTACATCTTCAATGTTTGACATGGCATTGATGCTTTTCTAATCTATTCGCTTAAAACCTGTAAATTGGTATTACCAATTTACGCTTGCCGACCGTGGCACGTTCAACAACTCATGAGGAATCCGCGTTGATCATTTCAGCCTCGACCGACTACCGCGCCGCCGCCCAGCGCCGCTTGCCGCCCTTCCTGTTCCACTATGTCGATGGCGGCGCTTACGCCGAGCACACGCTCAAGCGCAACGTCGCGGATCTGGCCGACATTGGCCTGCGTCAGCGGGTGCTGAAAAACATGGAAGACCTCAGCCTGGAAACCCGGCTGTTCGACGAAACCCTGAGCATGCCAGTGGCTCTTGCGCCGATAGGCCTCGCCGGCATGTGCGCCCGCAGAGGCGAGGTGCAGGCAGCGCGCGCAGCGGCGGACAAGGGCATTCCCTTTACCCTGTCCACGGTTTCGGTCTGCCCGATTGAAGAAGTTGCTCCGGCTATCAACCGCCCCATGTGGTTCCAGCTCTATGTGCTGAAAGATCGCGGATTCATGAAAAACGCCCTGGAGCGCGCCAAGGCCGCCGGCGTCACCACTTTGGTGTTCACCGTCGACATGCCGACCCCCGGTGCCCGTTACCGGGACGCGCACTCCGGCATGAGCGGTCCCAACGCGGCCATGCGCCGCTACCTGCAGTCAATGACACACCCGCGTTGGGCCTATGACGTTGGTCTGCGCGGTAAGCCGCACGATTTGGGCAACATCTCCGCCTATCGCGGCCAAACCACTGGCCTGGAAGATTACATTGGCTGGCTGGGCAACAACTTCGATCCGTCCATCTCCTGGAAAGATCTGGAGTGGATTCGCGAGTTCTGGGATGGCCCGATGGTCATTAAAGGCATTCTGGATGCGGAGGATGCCCGCGATGCCGTTCGCTTCGGTGCCGACGGCATCGTGGTATCGAACCACGGCGGTCGTCAGCTCGACGGCGTTCCGTCCAGCGCCCGCGCGTTACCGGCCATTGCCGATGCGGTCAAAGGCGACCTGAAAATCCTGGTGGATTCCGGCATCCGCACCGGCCTTGATGTAGTACGCATGCTGGCGCTGGGTGCCGACTGCACCTTGCTCGGCCGCGCCTTTATCTACGCTCTGTCGGTCGACGGCCAGGCCGGTGTCAGCAACCTGCTGGAGTTGATCGAGAAGGAAATGCGGGTTGCCATGGTGCTCACAGGCGCCAAATCGATCAGCGAGATCAACACAGACCTGCTTTGTGCGCGAATTTAAAAAAAATGTGAAATTTTCTGCATCTCTGCCGCAGCCTACCCCGTAGCAGGAGTGGGCGTTAAGTCTGATAGGCCTAACGACAAACACAATAAAATGGCCGAACCGTTGAAAAGCGGCCTCAGCCAGGAGACAGCGGAATGCGACTCGACAAAAGATACAAGAGAGCAGCGTTAACGTCAGCAATAACACTTGTCATCGCGGGAGCAATGCCGGCCCATGCCGGGCTTTTAGGTGGTTTACTCGGGGGTGATGGCAGCAGTGCAGGCGATGGACAGCCATCTGAAGTGAATGGCAACGTTGGCTTCTTTAGCGATCCTTTTGCAGAGCCCACCATTCAGGTGGATGGTGCCCAGATTGCGACAAGTGACCGGTGCATTGTTGATGCCAGCGGAAGCCTTCAATGCAAACCAGCAGCAGGCACCATTGCCGTGCTTGGCGACGGCCGCTTCCTTTACCTGAATGCACTGGAAGGAACAGAAAACGCAGAGCTGGCGGTTATTGCCCAGTTCGGCGAGGTCTCTGTAAACGATCAGTCCCGCGTTATGACTCTGGACGGCAACGATCAGGCCAGCTGGGTAAAGCCCTCCCCCATTGACGGCGGCGCCAACCCCGACGGAAATGACAGCACCACACTGACCGGTGGCCTGCTGGACACCGCTGACAATACCGACATTAACGACGGCGCGCTTTTCTGCGCGGATGTGGTGTTTCTGCCGGATGGCAGAATGATGGCCGTAGGCGGTACCGACTACTACTCCGAGCCAGGCATTGATGGCCTGCCGGTGGGTGTTGTGGAACTCGAAGGCCTGAAGGCTTCCCGCATTTTCGACCCTGCGACCAACACCTGGTCCCAGAGTGGCGACATGGAATTTGGTCGCTGGTATCCGAGCCTGGTCAGCCTGGCCAACAGCGATATTTTTGTCGCCAGTGGTGTCACCAAGTTGCTCAAGCCAGTTTACCCGGAAGACCCGATCCAATCCGGCCGAAACGTAGCGCAGACCGAGACCTACGATGCTGAAAACGGCACCTGGAGCAACAACGGTTCAGCGGCGCAGCGCTCGCTTCCACTTTTCCCACGGATGCACCTGCTGCCTAACGGCCATGTTTACTACAACGCCGGCGGCCAGGCCTTCAACCCCTTCGGCCAGGCTTACGATCAGGCACTTTGGAACATCGTTGGAACCTATAATCCTGAAACCAAACGGTGGACGGATCTGGGCTATGCCGGCCTGCCACTTCGCGTTAATGAGCTGGGGCTGTCAGAGCTGAGCACCACTCTAAACCCGACGAATATGGACCCGGATCAGGTGCAGAACCTGTTGGGCGATCTGGTGGGTCAGACCCTCAGCGACCCGACCGCGGCGATCGGGCAGCTGCTCGAAACCCCCGTTGATGATCGCTCACTTGAGCGTGCCATAGGCGCCGGCATGCGCGGTTCCACCTTCTCGATCCAGCTACCGCTGCGTCCGGACGCAAATGGTGGTTACCACACCTCTGAATTCCTGACGGCAGGCGGCGTACCAACATATGTTGCAGCCGGCAGCCCGGGCGGCTATCTGCCGGTCTCATCGTCGCGCATCGATACCGTTGCCACAAACGGTGACGACATGGCGTATGAGTCGCGCTTGACGGGCTCGCTCAACCAGCCACGCTGGTACGGCTCAGGCGTCATGATGCCGGACAACAGCGTTATGGTCTTCTCTGGTGGCACGCGTGATGGTGTGGTCGCAACCGGTCTGGAAGGTGCCATCATCCAATCCGAGCGTTTCGACATCGAAACCGAAACCTGGGAGCCAATGGCCTCAGCAAACCGTGAACGCACCTATCACAACACCGCTGTGCTGATGCCGGATGGACGTGTACTGATCGGCGGCCACTCGCCTATCAACACCGCCTACGCATCGTTCATCAACCTCGATGAGCTGGGCTTTGCAGACTATGCCGGGCGCGATCCGTCATTCGAGATCTACACGCCCCCGTACGCAACCCGTGACGATCGTCCGGTGATTGAGAAAGCGCCTGTTGCGCTGCTAACCAATGGCGGCGTTTTCGACATCCGCACAGACCGGTCAGACATCGACCAGGTTATGCTCATCCGCCGCAAGGCCACAACGCACCTGATTGATGGCGACCAGCGCGCCGTTGAACTGCCGATCGTCGATCGCAGAAACAAGAAGGTGAGAGTGAAGATGACGGGCAACCGTGCGGTGCTGCCAGCGGGACAATACATGCTGTTTGTCAGCTATGAAGCCGAAGACGGTATGCGCTTGCCCTCGACTTCTACACCGGTCAGCGTGATCGCTAATCCCAGCGATTCAGGCAGCCCGCTTGTCACTCAGCTTGAGCCAGCTCCTGAAAGAGATGGCGACGATAGCGGCTTGATTGGTGGCCTGGTCGGCGGCCTGCTGAACAGCGGCAACAACGGTGGATCGCTGCTGGATCCGATCTTCGATCTGGGTTCAGGTGCCACCAGCGCCGTACCGACACTGGGTCAGCTTCGGGACGGCTCACCGCAACTGCTGAACGAACTTGGCGTTGCGGTTGATGGTGGTACCTCAGTCCTTGGGGACACCATCGCCAGCCTGCCAGGAGTGACGGAGAACCTGCTGGTTGACTTCACCAATCAAGTCGACGGCCAGTAATGCGTTGCCTTAACCTTAGCCGGCCCCTTCGGGGCCGGCGCTACGTCGCCCTGTTAACCGCTGCCCTCACCCTGCTGTGGACAGCCTTTGCTCATGGCCATGGTGAAAACTCTGG from Marinobacter sp. LA51 carries:
- a CDS encoding galactose oxidase early set domain-containing protein, with the translated sequence MRLDKRYKRAALTSAITLVIAGAMPAHAGLLGGLLGGDGSSAGDGQPSEVNGNVGFFSDPFAEPTIQVDGAQIATSDRCIVDASGSLQCKPAAGTIAVLGDGRFLYLNALEGTENAELAVIAQFGEVSVNDQSRVMTLDGNDQASWVKPSPIDGGANPDGNDSTTLTGGLLDTADNTDINDGALFCADVVFLPDGRMMAVGGTDYYSEPGIDGLPVGVVELEGLKASRIFDPATNTWSQSGDMEFGRWYPSLVSLANSDIFVASGVTKLLKPVYPEDPIQSGRNVAQTETYDAENGTWSNNGSAAQRSLPLFPRMHLLPNGHVYYNAGGQAFNPFGQAYDQALWNIVGTYNPETKRWTDLGYAGLPLRVNELGLSELSTTLNPTNMDPDQVQNLLGDLVGQTLSDPTAAIGQLLETPVDDRSLERAIGAGMRGSTFSIQLPLRPDANGGYHTSEFLTAGGVPTYVAAGSPGGYLPVSSSRIDTVATNGDDMAYESRLTGSLNQPRWYGSGVMMPDNSVMVFSGGTRDGVVATGLEGAIIQSERFDIETETWEPMASANRERTYHNTAVLMPDGRVLIGGHSPINTAYASFINLDELGFADYAGRDPSFEIYTPPYATRDDRPVIEKAPVALLTNGGVFDIRTDRSDIDQVMLIRRKATTHLIDGDQRAVELPIVDRRNKKVRVKMTGNRAVLPAGQYMLFVSYEAEDGMRLPSTSTPVSVIANPSDSGSPLVTQLEPAPERDGDDSGLIGGLVGGLLNSGNNGGSLLDPIFDLGSGATSAVPTLGQLRDGSPQLLNELGVAVDGGTSVLGDTIASLPGVTENLLVDFTNQVDGQ
- the lldD gene encoding FMN-dependent L-lactate dehydrogenase LldD, translated to MIISASTDYRAAAQRRLPPFLFHYVDGGAYAEHTLKRNVADLADIGLRQRVLKNMEDLSLETRLFDETLSMPVALAPIGLAGMCARRGEVQAARAAADKGIPFTLSTVSVCPIEEVAPAINRPMWFQLYVLKDRGFMKNALERAKAAGVTTLVFTVDMPTPGARYRDAHSGMSGPNAAMRRYLQSMTHPRWAYDVGLRGKPHDLGNISAYRGQTTGLEDYIGWLGNNFDPSISWKDLEWIREFWDGPMVIKGILDAEDARDAVRFGADGIVVSNHGGRQLDGVPSSARALPAIADAVKGDLKILVDSGIRTGLDVVRMLALGADCTLLGRAFIYALSVDGQAGVSNLLELIEKEMRVAMVLTGAKSISEINTDLLCARI
- a CDS encoding DEAD/DEAH box helicase; translation: MNAPFKLRPYQREAVDATLKHFRRSDESAVIVLPTGAGKSLVIAELARLAKRKILVLTHVKELVEQNHAKYQSYGLEGGVFSAGLKRKENRHQVTFASVQSVSANLDQFRDEYSLVTIDECHRVSGEETSQYQRIIELLRQQNDALKVLGLTATPYRLAMGWIYRYHYRGFVRGSREEQDKPFVHCIYELPLSYMINRGFLTRPELVNAAVAQYDFSALAQDRFGEYAEKDVNQLLSKHQRVTRAIIEQVMELAAERKGVMIFAATVDHAREITGYLPQHQTALITGATDMNDRTLLIQRFKQRQLKYLVNVSVLTTGFDAPHVDFIAILRPTQSVSLYQQIVGRGLRLDEGKQDCLVIDYAGNHVNLHHPEVGEPKPNPDSEPVQVFCPGCGFANIFWGKTDGDGRVIEHYGRRCQGLIEGVIEGLLEPVEENGAGAQSERPEQCDYRFRFKECPHCGGENDIAARKCHQCQQAIIDPDDQLKDALKLKDAMVIRCAGITLSASNGSSDSKLKITYHGEDGEELSESFDFSKPAQRHVFNKLFGRRFANSQAPKEFKGADEVLEMQALLPAPDFVIARNQKHYWQVQERIFDYRGNYRKAY
- a CDS encoding permease — translated: MSTQVQDALGMFVFLAVELSVLFIGISLLVGVLQRRIPPAKIEVMLGSSHGRGYLLAAGLGAITPFCSCSTIPMLKGLIRAGAGFGPTMVFLFSSPLLNPIVVVLLVATFGWALTAIYVAAAFVVSVGAGWLLHTLGFERYVRGTASCSDGCGSSVTATAPPGKYNGLWQEAWSDFVKVSPYLFIGIAIGSLIYGFMPMGLLEQYAGPENAFAIPVAAVIGVPLYIRASAVIPLAGALMVKGVGAGTVLALIIGSAGASLTELVLLRSLFTLKLLAAFVAVIFSMAMVAGYAAFLFF
- a CDS encoding helix-turn-helix transcriptional regulator is translated as MDFALECEVSAKHISFLETGRSKPSKGMVLHLAQMLQTDLAGTNRLLSAAGYSQVYSDQDLTSPGMAMIKDALEHLLQAHLPYPAVVFDHEYYLVMANQAMREMMVKMVGLGAQFPSRPNFLLSLLDDKGMKPFVGDWENIACHMLQRVYHEHLAGPFRDQPNRLLEQALTMPGVPEHWKSHVVEHLDYPAIPFTLNLGDQQLSIFSTIATIGTPLDVTAQNLRIEHFFPMDERSKAYWQD
- a CDS encoding FCD domain-containing protein encodes the protein MEMGHIRQHRLSDNIVEELETMILEGTLQPGQRLPAERALAERFGVSRPSVREAVQKLVARGLLISRQGGGNYVSDSLGSSFSDPLLALIEGRPEAQHDLLEFRHTLEADCAYYAARRATDLDRAQLQSAFDELQVCYAREGKATRAEEGAADARFHLAIAEASHNFVLLHTIRGLFDLLKRSTVTNIGGMYELRSETRQSLVAQHQALFDAIMEGRADDARRIAGEHISYVQGMLEEREEESRRLARAQRRERPDSR
- a CDS encoding ArsR/SmtB family transcription factor; translated protein: MDHENVAASLAELGNSHRLSVFRFLVRAGHEGASVGDIQRELGIPASTLSHHLARMAKVGLIRQEKHSRTIICIPEYQHLENLIGFLREECCAGVNAADQRDAS